Part of the Oreochromis niloticus isolate F11D_XX unplaced genomic scaffold, O_niloticus_UMD_NMBU tig00000734_pilon, whole genome shotgun sequence genome, AATAAAAGCAGAGACTCAGTCTGACAGACATCCAGAGTCTCAATGAACTCGTCCATCAACAACATTTGATCAAACTAACAGATTCTAAAActaaagatttgtttttatttgttcacaAAATGGTTTCAGATGATGTTTTTCATCCATCTCAGTCTTTCTCAtgaactttgtctccaaacctcTCAGCCTGAGCTTCCCTCTGATCAACTCGTTCATAATCTCGTCCTTTCTGCTCTCAATGAAAATCTGAACATGTTcagctcggcctcctgtctttgtgtcagagtctccaaagcaaacatcacagcAGCTCACTGCCATCTTTAAagcttccctttcactcttgctgctgtccttctgtcacaaatcagcCCTGATGAAGATGCTCGGGatcaggtgaggaggaggagaagactcGCTGTGGTGACGCCTGAAGGGAGCAGCTGACACAAGAAGAGACACAATCAAAGATCATcatctaataacagaagacaatcttttattgtgtgtttctgattggctgctgtagaAGTAAAcagttgtactttgacctttaacctctctgctctgtgttgtttcctctttcagaccagaaaaacatcacagctgagtctggacaggacgtcactctgacatgtcgagctccaaacaacaacattagagctgtagagtggagcagagctgacctgagAGATGAATATGTGCTTTTGTACCGGGATGGACGATTTGAACCAGACGACCAGCATcaatcttttaagaaccgggtggatctgcaggacagacagatgaaggatggagacgtgtctttgattctgatgaatgtgacgattaatgacactggaacatacgagtgtggTGTCGTCCAGAAAGAAGGTTTAAAGCTCATCAACAGCACCTACCTTCatgttgttcctccaggtgagtgagtagagttgagtgtgtgtgtgatcagaggtgaagctgcttcctggttgttgatgtttgtttctaaagatgttgttgatgagactttgtagaaagcagctgatctgagtgatgtgatcagagtgcagtagataatgtctgacagcagtttgaagaggaaatggattctgttctgttcttcactcatcacctacctgacagctgacacctcacacctgtttctcatctgcaggtcagacaggaggacaagAGAAGGATGAAGACAAAGAGAAGAAGGaggatggatctgttggactgatTGCTGGTCTGATAGTTTCTTCTGTTcttcttgttgctgctgttgttggatttttgatctacagaaaatataaacaacagcAGAGTGAGGAAACAAGCCAGCCTCCTGTTGAGCTGCAGCAGGCTGAAATGTCTCAGAGTTCTTCCAACTTtgagtctgctgctgctgttcagaGTTCTGGGTGTTGTCAGTGTTTAAAATCCTGCAGAAACAGATGAACTGAGCACAGACAGCAGGCCCACAGTGCTGTaggtttatttcatttttatctttaatgGCTGCTTCTGTTTCTGCTGACAGCTCATCTCAGTGGACGACTTTCATCTTTAAAACAAGTCTTTACATTTCAGCTCTGTAGTTCACTGGAACATCCAGAGGGCTGTGACTACAAATCAGCTCCAACACAGTCAGACTTTCTTTGTGTTAGCTGGCTCAACTAAACCTGAAACTGCAGTCAGAGACAGCAGGTATCACCATGGTGATTATCAGCTTCCTCTGTTACCCTGCCTCTCTGCTTCAGGCTCTGAGCACGCTCAGATGAAAAGGAGCGTTTCATGTGTCATGTGACTTTTCTTCTACACAAAATGATCCCTGTGAGCGCCACTCAGTCCAATCAGAGACATTACTCATTGATAACTTCACTAATGTCTCCACTAAATGAATACAGGTACATTGTGACAGTGTGATGTGCAGTTTAGCTTCATTCAGTGGTTTCAGTAAGTTACAGTTTAACAAGCTGCACATATAAAACATTTCATCCAGCAGAGGATCTGCATCACAGTGAAAACGTGGCTCtaacagctgatttaaaaacaaaactctgaaCATGACCTGCTCCTGACCAGGTGATGTTTCACcatcagttaccatggtgatttagcCTCTTTCTGACACAGAAAGCTCTGACTTTGAGTGTGACACAGCTCACTGAGACATTAGTCTGGTTTTGTTGTGCTCTGAGGTTCAGTTTTTCAAAATTAGAAAATCTCAAagtaaaacactttaaaactcTACAACTGCTGTCAGCAAAAATAACTTTTAACTcttcaaacaaatgaaatcaacacttgaacatttttcactttgatgGTTTTGTTCCACTGACTGTAGTTACATCATTTTGAGCTCAGATTACACATTTATGAAATATGTTCACAACTTAATCTGATGTGTGATTTCAGTTTCTCTTTATCTTTGTGAGCTTTATGGTTTGTTTGCCCTCAGTATCCATGAACAGTGTCACAGACCTGggatcagtgtttttgtttataaGATCAAATATGACCTCATCATGTGAGTTTAAGCTTTGGACCACAAAACTTCAACAACACTAATCCTCAATCAGCTGTTTCACTAAAATACATCCAAGTATAAACTGATCCCATCGTTCATGCATCAATTTGTAGCTGACAGatggttgcctaggtaaccctcTAATGTATTTACTGCTGGTACATTCATCACTCAGCAGTACGATTTAATCTGATTGGTTGTCACTTCAATAGTTCTCAAGTTAAGAAAAGTTTACCTCGGTACTCGCTCACTTCAAATCACTGATCAGTTATTTCCTTGTCTGAGTTTCGTTGACCTTTCGTGACCTCTGACTGCTGCTGGTCTCTTTGTGTGAACACTTTTCACTGGAACTGGAAATCTGAGTTTCTGTGAAGTCTGACTCAGGATCCAGTGATCGGGGACGACTGAatggttcaattcaattcagtttttaatcacaacaacagtcgcttcAAGGCCCTTTAtgctatcattattattattattattattattattattattattattattattattattatatttatattgaaaagtaaataatgtgcaataatacaTCATGTACTCAGAGTCAGAGTTTTTTAGTTTGTTCATTAATAACAGTTTTAAGCATGTtgagtgtttttctttattcaagcatttttaatgttgtgATTGGTGATtaaaatgtgtagctgcttgttttgtatgtttggccttgtatgtgtgtttatgctCTGATTGTATTTTCCTGCTGCTCACACACAGGATTAAAAAAGCCTGAAAACTCAGTGTTCACAGAGTCTGAGCTCCAAAGGTCAGTGTGAAAAGTGTCTCTGTATTTGAACAATAAACTACTGGATAAGTCTGATCCTGATATCATCCTCTGTTATTTCATGAATGAGTCTCAGTCGCTCTGACTTTGGtttaaattattcattttttaaatttgtgtcaTTAGCAGAGAAACTAAATCATGTAAAGTTTATCATCATGTCAGATGTCATCACAGATTGAAAAGATTtaatatctgtgtgtttgttattaaCACTGagtatttattgttgtttttaatcataAACTGAGGTTTGAAACATTTCtggatttattgaaatgtgtcTGTGAGAGAGATGTAAACTTGATAATGTGgaataaatgtttaataatattGATAAATTTTGACAGTAATGAATGAAATCTTGGAATCTATGATCCATGCTGGATTCTTGTCATTAAATCTTTATTAATTGTCTAACATCCTCTTATACTGTGCTTTAAAAGCTGTGACTATAGAATTAATCAGTCTCTCACACATAGTTTAAGCAGTTTAACGTGTACCTAATAAATTGGCAGGTGAGTGTAGCTCCCTGTAGTTGAATTGGGTTCATGAGGTTCAGGTTCACTTTGattaagttaaaaacaaaagattttgacgcctaaaaataacaaattaataatagcaatacaaaataataataaaatcagtAGTAGACTTTACAGTTTCTAAAGTCTCAACTAACTTAAATGTGTGTGGAGGTCTATTGAAGTTTGCTGAATTATCACATGCAATGGTCCAGTTTGACCTCATGGAGGCAGTGCTGTTATCAGTCATCAGGCAGGAAACAGGACACCTGTTCAGGCAGGATATTGTCTGATGACCTGGCTGCTTTGAAGAATTACTGTGAGCTGGTTTTGCAATGAAAGAAAGAACGTGTACTTTaatgatccccgtggggaaatttctctctgcatttaacccattcactcagtgaagcagtgggcagccattgGGCGCCCGGGAAGCAGCGTGTAGGGacagtaccttgctcaggggtacctcagggtggCTATTCAGGGGAACTGAACCCCCAGCTTTGCGATCATGGGGCGACCACTcaacctactgagctatccctttTAAAGCAAATCCGCATTAAACCTCAAACCATTTTTTTCTGAGTATTTTCAGAGTGATTTCTGATGACAAcagctgagtgacatttcactcCGATGTTAAAAAGAGTCTCTGAGAAACCTGTttctgactgaaactcttcattcctttgcagatgatctgttagctgttaaCTACATTTTCAAGAATTTATGAGatgaaagaaaatataattttttatatGGAGGGTCTtgagtgccaaaatgaattccttaaataaatttcattaaaaaataattaataaataattaattaaatttgtaATCAAATGATGCTCGTCTGCATTGTTGTTGGACCACATCTGTCCCAATGAACTCTCAGCAATGCTGTCACAGCTAGAACGTCACAAACAGCAGAGACGTGTCTGATATCTGGTTTTAGTACAATCACAAGTTAAGAGATGGAGTTTGTTAACATGAGAAACATAAAGAGACAATTTAAAGTGTTTCTGCAGGTAAAACCACAGCAGCTTCCTTTAGACTGGAGTTAGTGTGAAGCTGATGAGCTTCTCACTGCAGTGTGTTCTGGTTTGGTTAATAATCGTCTTCATGCTGTGAGAACATGTTTGCTTTGAGCTCTGTGGTGAAGAGTGTCAGTGTGCACTGGAAGAAGATGCAGCTTTGTGGTCGTCCACCTGCCTTTTTCTCAGAAACTAAACCCAGTTCTTTGTGGTCACTCTTGAGTTTCACAGCAGACGTGTTAGGAtggaaaaaactgtgaaaagctGCATAATAATATCACAGTCCTGTTGCAGTTGTACCTGCAGTTATTTTAACGTGTTTTATTGTACAGAGACTGATTCAGCTGTGATCTACTCAGCAGTGAGAACTGAAGACGTCAGTTATGGACAAACACCCATCAGAACAAGGAGGcccaggtacagctgctctttatcTGTGACTGAGACAAGCTAGCTGCTCACCCTGCTGTGTCAGAAAAATGAAGACcacatccttcggaggacccggccttcgcagtCTACATAGCTAACACTGCCAGTGTCATTtgatttcattcataatgtgaTCATCAGCAGAATTCACACAGTGATATTTATTAAATCACAAACTGACCAAAACTGTAAGTGAAATGTTTCAGTGTGTCTCTGTAATCACACACAATTACATGTGTTTGCAGAGATTTAATGAAGTGTGTGAGTGACATGTAAATGGTTCAGCGTCCAGCCTGCCTGGGAGGAGCTCATTGGGCTCTCGCTTTTGGCCCACACACCTGAGCTGATTGGTTCCCATTTTCCCGCTATTTAAGGTTGTGGCTCAGAGGAGCTCATTGCTGGAACATTGAATGTCCTGAGTTTGTCCAAGTTTGCCGCCTGTGATTGTTGGCGTAGTATTAATACGCGCTTCTTTATATAAATTCCCtggacatgtttgtgtttcctacCCTGGATCCCTGAGTGCAGCTGTGTGGATTCAGTCCAGCGTGACAGACACAGTCTTACCAGGGTGAATGGGATGCCAGATGAGGACaggtcaaacaaaacaaaacaaagcaaaaaaatcaCCAATGCATACATGCAGCTCACCTTCACACACTCTGACACTATAGTGCAGCTAGACCCCAGTCACCTCCACTTTTGGCCTTCTGCGTCtgactaaaagaaacaaaagttaTAATGTATCCAACAAAACCCTGAATATACCCTCTGCCCAACTGCAGAAACACGCTGGCGATCTGCAGCTAGAACATAAACAAAGGTCTACAAATCCAAAACATTCAGAAACCAAATatacaaacaaaacataaaccTTTAATGTAGAGCAGATGGCGTCACAGTGTCACGCTAAATCGCCACATCCGACTGCTCTAATTAGATGATTTGATCAATTAACATGCACAACAACAGGCTCCCGTATCTGGCATGTACGGCTCaactgtttttgaaaatgtccCCTTCTAATAAGATGGCAAAAggcaagaaacaaaaaagaaatccaaaagGAAAGGCAAAGCAGTAGCACTTCTGTAAACGTAGCCTGGAGAAGCAGTAGAGGCTGTAAGGCTATCGGCTGCCCACTGAGGCCCACAATTCCTGCAATGCATCATACATATTTGCAgcaaaagacaataaaagactaAGATCGTGACGAATGAGTTACGCACCAATCAAAGGACATTGCTTAATTTATTAACAAAGTGACCCATAGCCAACTCCTTCAACTACAAACACACTTGTTTACCAACgagtaaaataataaacatatgGCACAAAATAAACACTTACCAGCAGCGATGGAGGCTTCAGGGAAATAATCAGCAGGTGATCTCTGTAACATGATAACACCAATCAACCAAAGTGTAGCCAATTCAGCCGAGGCAACAAGTATGCAACTCCTACCTGAAGTAGAACAGGCATCTCGGAAAACGTTGgagcaaatatgtgatgtcttgataaatcgagtagatatttgaagtttaaacAGCaccattctcacctgaaaatatcttaaaagtttattttgcgattcagaaagagtaatattttaaATCTGCGTCACTCTGAAACTGCCTTGTTCAAGTTTTCgatgaaatgcattctgggatatttgccTGGGTTAGCCTACAGTAGCTAGCGAactgattggagaccaaaacagccaatcagaatttttgcatccaagtctgtgattggttggttttgtggcacacttataacggtgtacagagaGTTGAGCGCGCGAAGCAGAGATGTTGTGAGAGCAAACAACACACTGACAGCAGGTCTGCAGATGTCTGTgagcacacagagcagagatctgAGCAAATGCCAACAACTGAGTGAGAGGggctgttactgtgtgtgtatatatagataatcgcagacactgaaatacatttcttgCACGCAGAAGTGAATTTTGTTTGCTCGCATTGAACTTTTGCTTGCTTAAATGCTTAAATTTTCTCCTCAAAACGCAACATTTGCActtgcaaatttttttttttt contains:
- the LOC109199189 gene encoding uncharacterized protein LOC109199189, which translates into the protein MSAVTASLCSTLMFVLFVSADQKNITAESGQDVTLTCRAPNNNIRAVEWSRADLRDEYVLLYRDGRFEPDDQHQSFKNRVDLQDRQMKDGDVSLILMNVTINDTGTYECGVVQKEGLKLINSTYLHVVPPGQTGGQEKDEDKEKKEDGSVGLIAGLIVSSVLLVAAVVGFLIYRKYKQQQSEETSQPPVELQQAEMSQSSSNFESAAAVQSSGCCQCLKSCRNR